TGAACTAAATCAGGAGTACAGTTTTCTTTATCAACTTTATTAACTACAACAATTGGAGTTAAACCTAATTCTAATGCCTTCCCTAATACAAAACGAGTTTGAGGCATTGGTCCTTCAAAAGCATCAACCAATAAAAGAACACCATCCGCCATTTTTAAAACACGCTCTACTTCTCCACCAAAATCGGCGTGACCAGGAGTATCAATTACATTAATTTTTACACCTTTATAATTAACAGATACATTCTTAGATAAAATAGTAATTCCTCTCTCTCTTTCTAAATCATTATTATCTAATAAAAGATCTGTACGCTCTTTACGTTCATCTAAAATTTTCGCCTGATCAATAATCTTATCTACTAGCGTAGTTTTTCCATGATCTACGTGTGCAATAATTGCTATATTTCTTATCGGTTGCATAATGCTACATTAATTTGCCGCAAAAGTAGTATTTCACTTTGAATTGCGCTAATAATGAAGCACATATTTATTTTGAGTAAAAAAGGGGAAAAATATCTTCTTTTTTTTAATGCTTAAAGTTTGTAGTGAATTGAAAAAATATGTAGGTTTGATGAAACAATTAACTAAAAATACAAATGGAAATAACAGCTAATAATCCGAATAGAAAATCGTGGTTGAAAGTTGAAGAAAATTCAGATTTTCCAATTCAAAATATACCTTTTGGAGTTTTTTTAACTCGTGATGATATCATAACTATTGGAACTCGTATTGGTGATTATGCTATTGATTTAGGTGCATTACATCAGTTAGGGTACTTCGATGGAATTCCATTAACAGATGATATTTTTCTACAAGACACTTTAAACGATTTCATCGCAGATGGAAGAAAAACTTGGCGTTTAGTAAGAAACAGAATTGCAGATATTTTTGATGTAAAGAATGGAAAATTAAGAGACCATGCTGAGCATAAAGACAAAATTATCTTTAGAATGGATGAAGTCGAAATGCTTTTACCTGTTCAAGTTGGAGATTATACTGATTTTTATGCAAGTAAAGAACATGCTACCAATGTAGGTAGTCTTTTTAGAGATCCAAAGAATGCTTTAATGCCAAACTGGTTACATATTCCAATTGGATATCATGGAAGAAGTTCTTCAATTATTCCTTCTGGAACACCAATTCACAGACCTGTTGGTCAATCTAAACCTACTGAAGAAGGTGGTGCTCCAGGATTTGGGCCATCGAAATTATTAGATTTTGAATTAGAAATGGCATTTATAACAACTGTTTCTAATGATTTAGGAGACCGAATTTCAATAGAAGAAGCTGAAGATTATATCTTTGGACTAGTATTATTTAATGACTGGTCTGCACGTGATATTCAAGCCTGGGAATATCAACCTTTAGGACCTTTCTTAGGAAAGAATTTTGCTTCAACAATTTCTCCTTGGATCGTAACTTTAGATGCTTTAGAACCATTTAGAGTTGATAATCCAAAACAAGAGCCTACTCCTTTACCTTATTTACAGCATGAAGGAAAGCATAGTTTTGATATTAACTTACAAATGGCAATTCAACCAGAAGAAAAGGAAGAAACTGTAGTTTGTAATTCTAACTTCAAATACATGTATTGGACTATGGCGCAACAATTAGCTCACCATACTGTAAATGGTTGTCCTGTTGAAGCTGGTGATATGATGGGAAGTGGAACAATTTCAGGACCTACTCAAGATAGTTTTGGATCTATGTTAGAATTAACGTGGAGAGGACAAAATCCTATCAAAATGAATGACGGTAGTGAAAGAAAATTCATTCAAGATAACGATACTGTTATTATGAGAGGATTTGCTAAAAATGACACAGTTAGAATTGGTTTTGGTGAATGTTTAGGTAAAGTTTTACCGGCAAAACCATTATAATTCAAAACATATAACAATAAAAAAACCATTTCAAATGAAATGGTTTTTTTTATGTCTTTAAAGTTTTAATCCTACTCTTCTGGTGGTGGGTGACCGAATATATCTTCATAAACTTCATCAAAGTTAGCTCTTAAGTAAGAATTTAACTTCTTACGATAATCATCTTGTAACCAATCAATGAAATTATGTGTAGACTTACAAATACATTTTGAATATCTGTGAATTCTATCATCTATATCTCCTCCTAACTTCTTCGCTAATAATAATGCATCAAAAACGTCTTCACTATTCTCTATACACATCTTAGCATGATGCTCTATTGATTTCTCAAGAACTTTTTTAGAACTCTGTCCTGATTGAATTGTATCTACATATACTCGTTTAACATCGAAGTATAAATCTTCGTCTTTTGTATTAGCAAATTCTTCTCTAACTGCTTCAGGTAATTCGTATCTAAAATTACTTTCAATATCCTCATCCGTAAGTAAGTTATCTAGATAAAAATTAGGAGCTCTAAACATTTTCTGCCAATCTAAATCCGCTCCCCATGGTCCAAATCTGTGGAAATTATTTCCTAAATCAATTACATTAAAATTAGATTTTCCTGGAAGAATCCTTGATCCACGACCAATCATCTGATAATATAATGTCAAAGATTTTGTTGCTCTGTTTAAGATAATCGACTGAACAGAAGGCTCGTCAAATCCTGTAGTTAAAATACTAACAGAAGTAATGATGGCATTTGGAGTTTGATTAAACCATTTTAAAATCGCATCACGCTCCTTTTTTGTATTTGTATTATCTAAATGTGCAATAGGGTATCCTGCTCTTTTGAACGTATCATACACATATAAAGATGTATTAATACCATTATTAAAGATTAAGGTTTTCGTTCCTTTAGCTCGTTCTTCATATGCTTGCAATAACTTAGAAAGCATATTCGTATTGGTATATAAATCTTCAGAAGATTTTACTGTATAATCTCCATTTGCTCCAACTTCAAGTGAAGTTAAACCAACATTGTAAGAATATACACTTGCCTTTGCTAAATATTCATTATTAATTAAGGCTGCAATACTTTCTCCTACGATTAATTCATCATAGTTATCTTTCATTGGCATTTTAATATTAGAACTTAACGGTGTTGCCGTAACTCCTAAAATGAAAGATTTATTGAAGAATTTAAATAATTTAGTAAACGAATTATAGTGCGCCTCATCAATAATAACTAATCCTACATCTGATATATCAAGAATATCATCATTTAATCTATTATTTAGTGTTTCCACCATTGCAACAAAACAATCATACTCATCTTGATCGTCTAAACTTGCTTTACTATCAATAATTTTATTTTCAACACCAAACTCTCCAAGCATTCTAGCCGTTTGTTTACATAATTCGATTCGGTGCGTCATAATAAGCACTTTCTTTTTGTAGTGCTTTAAATATTGACGTGTAATTTCAGAAAATATAACTGTTTTTCCTCCTCCTGTTGGCAATTGATACAGAAGATGATAATTTTCAGGGGCGTTTTCGAAACTCTTAAATATTTTAAATAATGCCTCTTTCTGGTAATCGTAAAGACTTTTACCAACTTTATTTTTAGTTTCAGTAGTACTCAAAAGGTGATTTTTTTAAAAACTCAAAAATACAACCTATTTAGTAATCCCCAGTGTTATTTTATGATTTTTTCGAGATTAATTTGAGTAATATCATAATGTGATGCATGCAAAGCAGTTATTCCATTATGAATTAACAAAAGTTGTGGAGATTGATGCATTACTTGGAACTCATACCCTACTTCATTAGACACGTCACGGTAACTTAATAAATCCAAATAGTACATATCTATCTTATCACTTACACTCTCAGGAAAACCTTGGTCAAAATTTTTCAATACCGTTCTACTAATAACACATCTTGTAGAATGCTTAAAAATACCTACTACTTTTGATTTAGATTTTTTCTTTATTTCTTCAAATTGACTTACAGAAGTTAATGGAATCCAATTTATTACGGACTTCACTTCTTTCTTTTCACTTTTCTCAGTCGATTTATTAAATATATTACCAAATATTCCCATTCTATATTATTTTACATTCATTGTCGAAGTTCTTTTCAACTCCTTTCAAACAAGACAAAAAGTCATTCAAAAACTCGTTTTAAAAGACAAATTGTCCTGCAAAAATACAAGATTTCAATTGGTATTGAATTTGTTCAGAGGATAAATAAAAAAATAAGAATGAATTTCAATAACTATACAATAAAATCACAAGAGACTATTCAGCTTTCACAGCAAATAGCTCAAGAATATAATCACAATCAAATTGAAAATGAGCACATCTTAAAGTCTATGTTTCAAGTAGATGAAAATGTACTTCCTTTCATATTGAAAAAGTTAAATCTAAATATTGATTTAATACAAAATGTATTAGATCAACAATTGAATAGTTTCTCAAAGGTTAGTGGAGCTAATATTCTATTGTCACACGAAGCTACTAAAACATTAAACGAAGCTTCTATTATAGCTAAAAAGATGAGTGATGAATATGTTTCTATAGAACATCTTATCCTGGCTATATTTAAATCGAAAAGTCAAATTTCACAATTTTTAAAAGATCAAGGAGTTAATGAAAAAGGGTTAAAAGCTGCAATTGAAGAACTACGTAAAGGAAATAGAGTTACTTCACAAAGTGCTGAAGAATCATACAATTCACTGAACAAATACGCTAAAAATTTAAATCAATTAGCACAAGACGGAAAATTAGATCCTGTTATTGGTAGAGATGAAGAAATTAGACGATTACTTCAGATTTTATCTAGAAGAACTAAAAATAATCCAATTCTTGTTGGAGAACCAGGAACCGGAAAAACTGCAATTGCAGAAGGATTAGCGCATAGAATTATTCGTGGAGATGTACCAGAGAACTTGAAAGATAAACTCATTTTCTCCTTAGATATGGGAGCATTAATTGCTGGAGCAAAATTCAAAGGAGAATTTGAAGAGCGTTTAAAAGCAGTAATTAAGGAAGTAACTACATCTGAGGGCGATATTGTTTTATTCATTGACGAGATCCATACTCTAGTTGGTGCTGGTGGTGGTCAAGGAGCAATGGATGCTGCTAATATTTTAAAACCGGCTTTAGCCCGTGGTGAATTAAGAGCTATTGGAGCAACAACTTTAGATGAATATCAAAAGTATTTCGAAAAAGATAAAGCTCTAGAGCGTCGTTTTCAAAAAGTAGTCGTTGACGAACCGGATACTGAAAGTGCGATATCAATTTTACGTGGTATTAAAGAAAAGTACGAAACACACCATAAAGTGCGTATTAAAGATGAAGCTATTATTGGAGCTGTAGAACTTTCTCAACGTTATATTACTAGTCGTTTTTTACCAGACAAAGCCATTGATTTAATGGATGAAGCTGCTGCTAAATTACGTATGGAAATTAATTCTAAACCGGAAGAGTTAGATATTTTAGATCGTAAAATAATGCAGTTAGAAATTGAAATAGAGGCTATAAAACGTGAAAACGATGTCTCAAAATTAAAATCTCTAAATGCTGATTTAGCAAATCTGAAAGAAGAAAGAAATGAAATTAATGCAAAATGGCAATCTGAGAAAACTGTTGTTGATTCTATACAATCGCTAAAAACAGCTATTGAAGAATCTAAATTAGAGGCTGAAAAAGCTGAAAGAAATGGTGATTATGGACGCGTTGCAGAACTACGTTATGGGAAAATTAAAGAGCTTCAAGAAGAATTAGAAGAACAACAGAAAATTCTTTCTGAACAAGAAGATAACGCACTTATTAAGGAGGAAGTTACTTATGACAACATTGCTGAAGTAGTTGCAAAATGGACGGGAATTCCTGTAACTAAAATGCTACAATCGGAACGTGAAAAATTATTACGATTAGAAGATGAATTACATAAGCGAGTGGTTGGACAAGAGGAAGCTATAGAAGCAGTTTCTGATGCCGTTAGAAGATCAAGAGCAGGATTGCAAAACCCAAATAAACCTATTGGTTCTTTCCTCTTTTTAGGGACGACGGGAGTTGGTAAAACGGAATTAGCCAAAGCTTTAGCTGAGTATTTATTTGATGATGATAATGCCATTACACGAATAGACATGAGTGAATATCAAGAGCGTCATTCTGTAAGTAGATTAGTGGGTGCGCCTCCTGGATATGTTGGTTATGATGAAGGTGGACAATTAACAGAAGCAGTGCGAAGAAAGCCCTATTCTGTTGTGCTTTTAGATGAAATTGAAAAAGCTCATCCAGATACTTTTAATATTCTGTTACAAGTATTAGATGAAGGTAGATTAACAGATAATAAAGGTCGTGTTGCTGATTTCAAAAACGCAATTATCATAATGACTTCAAATATGGGAAGTCATATTATTCAAGAGAAGTTCGAAACCATGAAAGGTGAGATACATTCAGCAATGGATTTAGCAAAAGATGAAGTTTTAGGGTTACTTAAACAAAGTGTCAGACCTGAATTCTTGAATCGAATTGACGATATAACTATGTTCACTCCACTTTCTGAACACAACATTAGAAACATTGTTGAAATTCAATTGAACAGTGTTAAAAAAACAGTAGCCGAACAAAATATTGTTCTTGACGCAACTGAAGAAGCAATAAGCTATTTAGCTAAAAAAGGATATCAACCAGAATTTGGAGCAAGACCCGTAAAAAGGGTTATTCAAAAAGAGGTTTTGAATACATTATCAAAAGAAATTTTATCAGGAAAAGTAACAACAGATAGTATCATTTTATTAGATGCATTTGATGATGAATTGGTTTTTAGAAATCAATCAGAATTGGTAAGCAATTCATAGTAGTAGTTTTTGAGTTAAGTGAAAAGCGATGTTTATTTGATAAGCATCGCTTTTATTTTTATTACATTCGTAACAAATCAAATCTTATGAAAAAAATCATTTTAGTTCTTGTATTTATTTTTAGCATTCAAGGTGTTTCAGCACAATCAGAAACAACAACATATTATTTAATTCGTCATACTGATAAAGTGCTTAAAAACAAAGGAGATAGAGATCCAGATTTGACTAAAAAAGGATATTTAAGAGCACAAAAATGGGCAGAAGTTCTTTCTGATGTAAAGTTTGATATGGTATATAGTTCTAATTACAAAAGAACTATAGAAACTGCAAAACCAACAGCTAAAGCAAATAATATAGGAATCAACTTCTACGATCCTAAAAAATCATATGACAAAGCGTTTCAAAAAGCAACTAAAGGTAAAACTGTACTAATTGTAGGACATAGTAACTCAACTCCATCTTTTGTCAATAAGATTTTAGGCGAATCTAAATACGTTGAAATTGATGAAAGTAATTATACCAATTTATACATTGTTAACGTAAATAAAGACAGTAAAAACAGTACCCTTTTACATGTAGACTTTTAGTCTTTTGTGTAATAATTAAAGTCTTTTAAAATCGTTGCTATAAAATCGATATCAGGAGTTTCTTTTGGCTTTTTTATACCAGTAACTTCTTCGATTTTAGATCTTAATTTTATCAAAGTATTATAGTCCTTCTTGTTTTTTGCTCGAGTATAAGTATCCTTTATTATTCGAGCATCATTATCAGAAAGTTTGATAACATTGGCATAAACAGGTTTATAATCTTCTTTTATATTCTCTAGAATCGTTTTAGCAAAACTGGCGTTATCTTTTAAGTACACCACAACTGTATTTGCAGAGATATCTCCTACTCTTTGGTTCTTAGAAGTAAAAACTATCATGAAAAAACCAATTGATTTCCCAATAATAAAAATCATGTAAATCAATCCAAAATAGCTATTTACATATCCCATAGAATAAAAATAAACGAAGAGTAAAATAAACAAGTTAAAATCAACCATTCGCATAAACCATCTGATTATATAATCGCCAATGGATGGTTTAAATCCTTCAATATTTATAACTCTCAACTTTAAAATTCTTTTACCTAAAGTTTGTCCATTCATTAAAATTTCTTGGTACAAAGAATAAAATGTAAGTGGCAAAAACATTAAAATATCAATAGCCTTAACCGACCAATAATCACCGTCTGTTGCATCTTTAATCAAAGAAAAATTAAACAGTTCTATAATTAAATAGATGTAAGCAAATTTTACTACGTTATCTATGATAAATGCGAGTAATCGTTGGCCAACGTTCGCCATCTCAAAATTTATCTTAACATTTTGTGTAGTATTTATTTGTAGCGTTTTCATACAATTTTTACATTTGTCTCTATGAGAGAGATCGCTTTTATAAAGCAAAATAAAGAAAAATGGCTTGAATTAGATGAAGTAATTTCAAATAATATTGAAAAAACTCCAGATGAAATTGCTGACTTGCATATCAAAATCATGAATGATTTATCATATGCTCAAACCTTTTATCCTAAGAGTAATGTTGTTCCTTATTTGAACAAACTTGCCAAAAAAAGCTACAGCAAAATTTATCATACTAAAAAGCAAGAAAAAAATACATTAGTTGCTTTCTTTTTAGAAACAGTTCCTCTACTCTCTTACAAATACCGAAAGTACATATATGTTTCTTTCATCTTTTTCTTTATTTGTTTTTTCATTGGTTTATTGTCCACCTTTAACGATGAAAACTTTGCTCGTCAAATATTAGGTAATGGCTATATTGATGAAACTTTAGAGAATATTGAAAGTGGAGATGCATTAGCCATTTATAAAAATGGAAGTACTTGGGGAAGTTTTATTGGTATATTCAACAACAATCTACGTGTAGGATTAAATATGTTTTTATCCGGTTTATTCTTAGGAATAGGATCTGGTTTTTATATTATTCATAATGGAATTATGGTTGCCGTTTTCCAAGCTTTCTTTTATCAAAACAATAGTTTTTTTGATAGTTTAAAAGGAATTTGGATTCATGGAACTTATGAAATTTTTGCAATGATTATTGAAGCTGCCTGTGGTTATATTATTGGTGCAAGTATTTTATTCCCAGGAGCACTTAGCCGTTTTGAATCCTTTAAAAAAGGACTTCGAGAAGCCTTTTATATATTCCTAAGTACCATACCATTTACTTTTGTCGCAGCTTTTTTAGAAGGTTATGTAACCCGATATTATAATCAAGTTCCAACCTTTGTTTGTATTCTCATTATCGCAACTTGTTTGGTAAGTATAAGTTACTATTACTTAATATTTCCATTTAAAGTAGCGGCTAAAAATCAGGTTAAATAATGAGAAACTTTATTTTACTGTTTTTGCTGTGTATTGGAATTTCGTCATTTGGCCAAGATGATTATTCGGATGAAAATGAAAATACTTATGAATATGTTGATTATGGAACCGAAATCATTGAGGAACGTAGTTTTGATGAAGATTTAAAATCAAAATATAACGGACCAGAATTTATATACACAGAAACCAAACCAGAGAAACCAAAACCTGAAAAAGATGACAAGTTAAGTCGTGATTTCTTTAAGGCATTAGTAGGATTTCTATCTACAGTATTTCCTTATTTATTGGCTTTAATCGTAGTCATCATTATTGTGAAAAGTGTACTCGCCGGAAATGCCGATTTCTGGAGGTTTAAAAAGAAAAAAATTGATAAGACTCCTTTAGTTATAACACAAGAGGAAGAAGAAAACATTCATGAAACAGATTATGAAAGATTGTTGCGTTTAGCGATTGATGCTAATGATTACAGAAAAGCAACTCGTTATTATTATTTGCTTTTATTGAAAAGAATGAATGAGAAAGAATTAATTACCTATGATAAAGATAAAACCAATTCTGAATATGTTTTTGATTTGCAAAAATTAGAGTTGAGAAAACAATTCTCTTATCTTTTATACATTTATGACTACGTATGGTATGGAGAGTTTAAAGTTGATGAATTGAACTTTATGACAATTGAAAATGAATATGAATCTTTCTTTAAACTATTATAATTGATGATAAAGAAAAGATACATATCATTCATTTTAGCATCGATGGCAGCGTTAGTTCTAACAAGCTGTAAAAAGACGAATTGGCAAGAGAACTTCAGAGAACGTTCAAAAGAACCTTTTGGCACCTATATCGTACAACAAGAAATTCAAGAATTATTTAAGGATGAACAAATCAATGTTCTTAATAAACATATTGATGACTATTTAATTGACATTTTCTATGACTATGAAGCGGATTTTGCCAATTATGTTTGTATAAAACCTGTCGCTTATCGCTTAGGTCCTGAATCTACCAACAAATTATTACAATTCGCTGCTTCTGGCAATGATGTTTTCTTATCACTGAATTTCTTCAATAGTACTTTAGAAGAAACCTTAGGAATTGAAACAATAAATCTTGATTCGGACATTTACACTGTGGCGGATTTGAAAAAATTAAATGGAACTCTTGAATTAGAGAATAATGTATTTGAAAATACGAGTTTTAAATATGACCGAAACTTGAGGAAGAATTACTTCTCTAAATTTGATGAAGAAAGTACAACTATTCTAGGAACACAAGAAGTAAACGATACTATTCGTCCTAATTTTATTAAAGTACGTTACGAAAAAGGAAATATATTCTTACATACACAACCGATAGCATTTACAAATTATTATTTGATCAATGGAAATCAAGAATATGTAGAAAATGTGTTTTCATATCTACCAAACAGAACCATAATTTGGGATCCACAGCGAAGAGCAAGCAGAAGACGTGGCGACGATGATAAAACATCTGCCCTGAGCTTTTTCATGAAACATCCTTCATTAAAATGGTCTCTTTATATTGCATTTATTGGATTATTGCTATTCATGTTTTTAAATGCGAGAAGAAAACAACGTGCAATTCCTGAAGTAAAACAATTGAAAAATTCAACACAAGATTTTACACATACTATCGCTAACTTATATTTAAAAGAAGAGAATCATAAAAATATAGTTTCTAAGAAAATCACCTATTTCTTAGAGAAAATCAGAACAAAATATCATCTAGAAACGAGAAATTTAAATTCTAGTTTTATAGAAAAACTCGCTGCAAAATCTGGTAATACAGAACACACAACAAAATATTTGATTAATACAATAATCGCATTAAACAAAAAATCTATCTGTACTCAAGATGAATTAGTTCGTTTGAATACATTGATAGAAAACTTTTTACAAAACAAGTAATTATGGAAGAAACAAGACAAGAAAATGAGAACCTAGAGTTTACTAATAGAATTGACCTAACAGAATTACAAGAAAGTGTTCATAAAATCAAAACACAATTAAATAAAGTAATTGTTGGTCAAAAAGAAATGATTGACTTGTTAATAGTTGCTATTTTCTCTGACGGACACGCTTTGATTGAAGGTGTTCCTGGAGTTGCAAAAACTATGACTACTAAATTATTATCTAGAGCTATGGATATTGATTTTAGTAGAATTCAATTCACACCAGACTTAATGCCTTCTGATATTTTAGGAACATCTGTTTTTAATGTAAAATCTTCTGAATTTGAATTCAAGAAAGGTCCAGTTTTCTCAAATATGGTTTTAATTGATGAAATCAATAGAGCTCCTGCAAAAACACAAGCAGCATTATTTGAGGTAATGGAAGAAAAGCAAATTACAATGGATGGTACACGTTATAAAATGAACGCTCCCTTTATTGTATTGGCCACTCAAAACCCAATTGAACAAGAAGGAACATATCGTTTACCAGAGGCTCAATTAGACCGATTTATTTTTAAAGTAAATGTAGAATATCCATCTGCTGAAGAAGAATTAGAAATTATTATTCGCGAGCAAGCATTAGAGAAAAATGTAAAATTAGATCAAGTAGAAAAAGTAATTACTGGAGCTGAGATTATAAAATATAAAGATCTTATCACTCAAATAAAAGTAGAAAAGAACTTATTAGAATATATTGCTAATATTGTTGTAAATACAAGATCAAACTCATTCTTATTCTTAGGAGCATCACCTAGAGCATCCATTTCTATTTTAAAAGCCTCAAAAGCTTTTGCTGCGATTAACGGACGTGATTTCGTAACTCCAGAAGATATTAAAAATGCTGCAATTCCTGTATTGGAACATCGTGTAATTGTGACTCCTGAACGCGAAATGGAAGGTGTTACGAGCAAACAAATTATTGAACAAATTATTGAATCTGTTGAAATTCCTAGATAAGGTTTAAAACTACTTGATGAAGAACTTTATAACATCTTTTTTCTTAAATAATCGCTTTTTTTATGCGCTTACGATAGTTGCTATGCTATTCGTAGTTGGGTTCTTTATTCCGTTGTTTTTTGGATTGGCTAAAGCATTATTATTCGGTTTATTACTCATTACACTTATCGATATATTCTTATTGTTTTCTGTTAAAAACGGAGTTACAGCTGAAAGATCAGTTCCTGAACGATTATCAA
This genomic window from Tenacibaculum sp. 190524A05c contains:
- a CDS encoding MoxR family ATPase, whose protein sequence is MEETRQENENLEFTNRIDLTELQESVHKIKTQLNKVIVGQKEMIDLLIVAIFSDGHALIEGVPGVAKTMTTKLLSRAMDIDFSRIQFTPDLMPSDILGTSVFNVKSSEFEFKKGPVFSNMVLIDEINRAPAKTQAALFEVMEEKQITMDGTRYKMNAPFIVLATQNPIEQEGTYRLPEAQLDRFIFKVNVEYPSAEEELEIIIREQALEKNVKLDQVEKVITGAEIIKYKDLITQIKVEKNLLEYIANIVVNTRSNSFLFLGASPRASISILKASKAFAAINGRDFVTPEDIKNAAIPVLEHRVIVTPEREMEGVTSKQIIEQIIESVEIPR